The Streptomyces sp. NBC_00569 genomic sequence CGTCGGTCCTGCGGGTCGCGACGAAGCTCGCCGATCCGCTGCGCAGCGCGGGCAGTTGGCGGCCGGCGCTCCGCGACGACCTGGAGGAGGTCACACATCGGGCCGGGCTGAGGCCGGACGGCTCGGGCCGGGTCGCCTGTCCGTTCGGCTACGCGGACGTGGACAGCGCCGTGCGCGGGCTGCTGTCGACGGGGCTGTTCGACGCGGCGATCGGCGCGACGGACCGGTCCCAGGTCGAGAAGGAGATGACGGAGGCACTGCACCCGCATCAGCGGCAGGACGGGACGGTGTGGATGCCGAACGTGTTCCGCTACGTGATCGCGCGCACGCCGTGACGGTCGCTAGCGGTCGGTCTCCGTCCCCTGGCCGTCGGTGTCCTGGGTCCCCTGAGTCCCCTGCGCCTCCTCGTCCTTGGTGAGGCGGATGACGCCAGCGACGCGGTAGGCCTCCGCCTCGTCCAGGGTCTCGTTCGCGAGGAGTGCCGCGGCCAGGGCGTCCAACTGGCCGCGGTGGTCGCGGAGTTTGGTGCAGGCCTCCTCGTAGCACTCGTCGACGATGCGGCGCATCTCGTGGTCGATGGCGTCGAGGGTGTGCGGCGCGGCGGAGAGCCCGTATGCCTGCTGGGCGTCACTCGGCAGGGCGGAGAGGCGGCCGATGCGGTCGCTCATGCCCCAGCGGGCGACCATGCCTCGCGCGATGTTCGTGACCTGTTCGAGGTCGTTCTCGGCGCCGGTGGTGACGAGCCCGTATACGACCTGTTCGGCCGCCATGCCGCCGAGCGCGCCGATGATGCGGCCGCGCAGGTACTCCTCCGTGTAGGCGTATCTGTCGGCGTCGGGCGTGGAGAGGGTGACGCCGAGTGCGCGGCCGCGCGGCACGATGGTGATCTTGCGGACGGGGTCGGCGCCGGGCTGGAGCATGCCGAGCAGGGCGTGGCCGCTCTCGTGGTAGGCGGTGCGGCGGCGCTCCTCGTCCGGCATGACGAGGGGCCGTTCGGCGCCCAGTTGGACCTTTTCCAGGGCCTGGGAGAGGTCGGTCTGGGTGACGGTCTTCTGCTGGCGCTTGACGGCGAGGAGGGCGGCCTCGTTGGTGAGGTTGGCGAGGTCGGCACCGGTCATGCCCGGGGTCGTGCGGGCGACCTGCAGCAGGTCCACGTCCGGGGCGAGCGGGATCTGCCGGGTGTGGATCTTGAGGATGGCCTCGCGGCCGCCGCGGTCGGGCGGGCTGACGGTCACGACGCGGTCGAAGCGGCCGGGGCGGGTGAGGGCCGGGTCGAGGACGTCCGCGCGGTTGGTGGCCGCGATGACGATGACGCCCTCGGATCCCGAGAAGCCGTCCATCTCGGTGAGGATCTGGTTGAGGGTCTGTTCGCGCTCGTCGTGGCCGCCCATGGCGGAGCCGCCGCCGCGGGCCCGCCCGATGGTGTCGATCTCGTCGATGAAGATGATCGAGGGCGCCACCTTGCGGGCCTCGGCGAAGAGTTCGCGTACGCGCGAGGCGCCGACTCCGACGATCATCTCGATGAACTCGGAGGCGGACGCGGAGAAGAACGGCACCCCGGCCTCGCCCGCGACGGCCCTGGCCAGGAGCGTCTTGCCGGTTCCCGGCGGGCCCGACAGGAGGACACCGCGAGGCATCTTCGCGCCCATCGCGCGATAGGCGTCGGGGTTCTTGAGGAAGTCGACGACGTCACTGAGCTCGCCCTGCACCTCGTCGATGCCGGCGACGTCCGCGAACGTCGTGCGCTGCACCCCGGGCTCCAGCTCGACCGGCTTGGGCGGCTGCTTGCGCCCGAGCATTCCTCCCCCGATGCCGCCGCCCATGCCCTGTCGCATCCGCCGCGCGATGAAGATCCACAGCACGACGAGCAGGAACATCGGGGCGAGGGAGAGGAGGAGGTTGGCGAGGAAGCTGCGCTCCTGGACGACCGGCGAGGCCGTCACGGTGACGTTGTGCTTCTCCAGGTTCGCCCAGAGGTCGTCGTCCGCGAAGGACGGCCGCTGGGTCTTGAACTTGGTGTAGTTCTTGCTCGAGCTGTCACTGCCGTCGGGCGTGGGCTGCTCCTTCTTGAGCTGGCCCTGGATCGCGTCACCCTTGGAGTAGATCTTGGTGACGTTGTTGTCGGCGACCTGCTTGCTGAACTCGGTGTACGAGATCGTCGGCTCGTTGCCCCGGTTGAAGAACGACAGCACGAGGTTGGCGATGAGGTAGACGATCAGAGCGGTGAGAATGAGGCCGCCCCAGCCGCCCGGCATCTTCTTGCGCGGCGGCTTGGCGGGCTGCGGAGGCGGCGCCCCCTCGGAGCGCCACGGCTGGTCCGTCCGGTCGCGCGGGGGTACGGGGTTGGCCACGCCTGCTCTCCTCCTGCCGTCACGCCTCCCGCCCATGACCGCACACATCCGGGACCCTTGCCAGTATCCAGAATCCTGGTTACTGTCCGAGCCGTGAACGGTTTCGACGAGCGCTTCCTTACGCGCAACGGCCTCGCGGCCCGCCAGCTCGCGGTCCTGCTGCTCAACCACGAGCCCGACACACGACTGCCCCGGGTCCGCGACTTCGCCGAGGAACTGGGGTGCGGAAACGGCACGGTTCAGGCCGCTCTGCGGCTCCTGGAGGAGTCCGGCGCCATCGAGACCGCCGCACGCGGCCACCTGGGCACCTTCCTGGTGCGCTCCGAGCGCTCCGTCCTGTGGCGCCTCTCCGGCCTCGGCACTCTGCTCGCCGCGATGCCCCTCCCCTACTCCCGCCGCTACGAGGGCCTGGCCACCGGCCTGCGGACCGCCTTCGAGGAGGCGGGCACGCCGTTCGCGATCACGTTCATGCGGGGCGCGGGCGCCCGGACCACGGCCCTGCTCGAAGGCAAGGTCGACCTGGTGGTGCTCTCGCGCTTCGCCGCCGACCGGCTGATCGAGGAGCATCCGGTGGAGCTCGTCGCCGACCTGGGCCCGGCCACGTACGTCGGCGCCCATGGGCTGCTGCTGCGCGAGGGTGCCTCGCTCGACGCGCCCGGCCTGCGGATCGCCGTGGACCCCACCTCCGAGGACCAGCGCATGCTCGCCGAGCGCGCGTTCGCCGCGCGCACCGACATCGAGTGGGTCGAGTCCTCGTACATGCAGCTGCGGGACCTGTTCGCGCGGAACCTGGCCGACGCCACCGTCTGGAACCTCGACGAGGTACAGGGCCGGACGGGGATGGGCGGGGAGGTGCTGCC encodes the following:
- the ftsH gene encoding ATP-dependent zinc metalloprotease FtsH, yielding MANPVPPRDRTDQPWRSEGAPPPQPAKPPRKKMPGGWGGLILTALIVYLIANLVLSFFNRGNEPTISYTEFSKQVADNNVTKIYSKGDAIQGQLKKEQPTPDGSDSSSKNYTKFKTQRPSFADDDLWANLEKHNVTVTASPVVQERSFLANLLLSLAPMFLLVVLWIFIARRMRQGMGGGIGGGMLGRKQPPKPVELEPGVQRTTFADVAGIDEVQGELSDVVDFLKNPDAYRAMGAKMPRGVLLSGPPGTGKTLLARAVAGEAGVPFFSASASEFIEMIVGVGASRVRELFAEARKVAPSIIFIDEIDTIGRARGGGSAMGGHDEREQTLNQILTEMDGFSGSEGVIVIAATNRADVLDPALTRPGRFDRVVTVSPPDRGGREAILKIHTRQIPLAPDVDLLQVARTTPGMTGADLANLTNEAALLAVKRQQKTVTQTDLSQALEKVQLGAERPLVMPDEERRRTAYHESGHALLGMLQPGADPVRKITIVPRGRALGVTLSTPDADRYAYTEEYLRGRIIGALGGMAAEQVVYGLVTTGAENDLEQVTNIARGMVARWGMSDRIGRLSALPSDAQQAYGLSAAPHTLDAIDHEMRRIVDECYEEACTKLRDHRGQLDALAAALLANETLDEAEAYRVAGVIRLTKDEEAQGTQGTQDTDGQGTETDR
- the yhfZ gene encoding GntR family transcriptional regulator YhfZ encodes the protein MNGFDERFLTRNGLAARQLAVLLLNHEPDTRLPRVRDFAEELGCGNGTVQAALRLLEESGAIETAARGHLGTFLVRSERSVLWRLSGLGTLLAAMPLPYSRRYEGLATGLRTAFEEAGTPFAITFMRGAGARTTALLEGKVDLVVLSRFAADRLIEEHPVELVADLGPATYVGAHGLLLREGASLDAPGLRIAVDPTSEDQRMLAERAFAARTDIEWVESSYMQLRDLFARNLADATVWNLDEVQGRTGMGGEVLPLGDEVTRDLSLRNSSAAIIGRTEGAKALSAVRDAIDLSTVTSLQAEVLRGERVPSY